The following coding sequences lie in one Leptospira neocaledonica genomic window:
- the rpsO gene encoding 30S ribosomal protein S15 translates to MVTTEQKKQIISTFAKGKGDTGSAEVQIALLDAQIKDLNEHFKTHKKDFHSKTGLLKLISKRKKLQEYLKRTDLERYKKLIEALGLRK, encoded by the coding sequence ATGGTAACTACGGAACAAAAGAAGCAAATTATTTCCACATTTGCAAAAGGAAAGGGAGACACCGGTTCAGCGGAAGTCCAAATCGCCCTTCTAGATGCTCAGATCAAAGATCTTAACGAGCATTTTAAAACTCATAAGAAAGATTTTCATTCTAAAACAGGTCTTCTTAAACTTATCAGCAAGCGTAAAAAGCTACAGGAATATTTAAAACGTACTGATCTAGAACGTTATAAAAAACTGATCGAAGCTCTCGGACTCCGCAAGTAA
- the truB gene encoding tRNA pseudouridine(55) synthase TruB, translated as MNPSDLRENQQIRTEFGFLLLDKPIGMTSSDLVLKAKKTLGLKKVGHTGTLDKAASGLMVLPVGTSTSFSQVFLGKDKEYEADVQFGFSTDSGDREGLVVEDWETSKIQKWYQESKSKLEEILSKVSSWEEQIAPEVSALKVQGQRRAKLFREGISVPPSIRKIKIFEFEAGEFCPEGFKLRTRVSGGTYIRKLVMDIAEEVGIPMCLKSLNRTKVGKLKLEQADTYEALLLGKAIIHPPEEILDIPSVEIPSTEVKDVFHGKKIKLDWIPAQEFLLTSPEGEILAYCRREGLPGSLSYKYLKVFSKI; from the coding sequence ATGAATCCCTCCGACTTACGAGAAAACCAACAAATCCGGACTGAATTCGGATTTCTTCTCTTGGATAAACCGATCGGAATGACTTCTTCCGATCTGGTTTTAAAGGCCAAAAAGACTCTCGGACTTAAAAAAGTAGGTCACACTGGCACCTTGGACAAGGCTGCTTCCGGCCTGATGGTACTTCCTGTAGGAACTTCTACCAGCTTCTCTCAAGTATTTTTAGGCAAAGATAAAGAATACGAGGCGGATGTACAGTTCGGCTTCTCCACTGATTCAGGTGACAGAGAAGGTTTAGTTGTAGAAGATTGGGAAACTTCTAAGATCCAAAAATGGTACCAAGAGTCCAAATCTAAATTGGAAGAAATTCTTTCCAAGGTTTCGAGCTGGGAAGAACAGATCGCACCTGAAGTTTCCGCACTCAAGGTACAAGGACAGAGAAGGGCCAAGTTATTTAGAGAAGGAATTTCAGTTCCACCAAGCATTCGTAAGATCAAAATTTTTGAATTCGAAGCAGGAGAATTCTGCCCGGAAGGTTTCAAATTGAGGACCAGGGTTTCAGGTGGGACTTATATTCGTAAGCTTGTTATGGATATAGCAGAAGAAGTAGGGATTCCAATGTGTCTCAAGTCCTTAAATCGGACCAAGGTGGGTAAACTCAAATTAGAGCAGGCGGATACCTACGAAGCATTATTACTTGGAAAAGCAATCATCCATCCTCCGGAAGAGATCTTGGACATTCCTTCGGTAGAGATTCCAAGCACCGAGGTAAAAGACGTTTTTCACGGTAAAAAGATCAAACTGGACTGGATACCGGCTCAGGAGTTCCTACTTACCTCTCCAGAGGGAGAGATTTTGGCATATTGCAGGAGGGAAGGACTTCCTGGCAGCCTTTCCTATAAATATTTGAAGGTCTTTTCTAAAATTTAG
- the rbfA gene encoding 30S ribosome-binding factor RbfA: MNPIRKRKIEAETVRTVAMMILAGKVKDPRVHMVSVHRSELSDDSKNLKVYVTAICTDKKKEKLLAGLNSASGKFAATLSTKLNLRITPRMSFVWDEEYIQGLDESLRLTRKPTNPD; the protein is encoded by the coding sequence GTGAATCCGATCCGTAAAAGGAAAATCGAAGCGGAGACGGTTCGTACCGTCGCCATGATGATCCTGGCCGGAAAAGTCAAGGACCCTCGGGTTCATATGGTTTCCGTTCATAGATCGGAACTCTCGGACGATTCCAAAAATCTAAAGGTGTACGTTACAGCAATCTGTACGGACAAAAAGAAGGAAAAATTACTCGCTGGATTAAATAGCGCCTCGGGTAAATTTGCCGCGACTCTTTCCACAAAACTCAATCTTAGGATCACACCCAGGATGAGTTTTGTATGGGACGAAGAATATATCCAAGGTTTAGATGAATCCCTCCGACTTACGAGAAAACCAACAAATCCGGACTGA
- the infB gene encoding translation initiation factor IF-2, producing the protein GYQGGQGGGGGYRGGQGGQGGGYQGGQGGGGGYRGGQGGQGGGGYRGGQGGQGGGGYRGPGGGQGGGFRGGPGGGQGGGFRGGPGQGGGFRGGPGAGSPPPGLGPVEGGRGIPSGKKRNDKDKGGRPDGQEGSENSKFFRQSYRKPKVSGPTGVSVPKEITLLENVQVGELAKKMNLKPGDVIGKLMKMGMMVTINNIIDAETASILADEYGCKVKVVSLYEETLIDEEKDSPEDYIHRPPVVTIMGHVDHGKTRLLDTIRKSSVIDTESGGITQHIGAYQVKTNRGEITFLDTPGHEAFTSMRARGAKVTDIVILVVAADDGVMPQTLEALSHAKDAKVPIIVAINKVDLPAANPDKIMQELANHGLQSEEWGGDTMYCKISAKENIGIDKLLESVLLQAEVLDLKANPKRRAKGTIVEAKLDPGRGAVATVLIQNGTLRVGDPFVAGVFSGRVRAMYDDYGHLIKEAGPAFPVQVTGLDGVPDAGAPFDSVEDEKEARNISQHRIEFERIGNAGAAGSKVTLENMNEFIKQGALKELKVIIKADVRGSAEAIKEALEKLSTSDVKLNVIQSGAGAIVDMDVMLASASNAIVIGFHVRANPKTIALAEKEGVQIKYYNIIYQVVDEIKMAMEGLLEPERIEEVIGTAEIREVFKVSKIGNIAGCMVTSGKITKVSGIRVISDGVQVFDGKLKSLRRFKDEVNEVVNNFECGIQLENYNDFKVGDTIEAYTVTVVKRKLE; encoded by the coding sequence GGTTACCAAGGCGGTCAAGGTGGCGGCGGTGGATATCGCGGAGGCCAGGGTGGTCAAGGCGGAGGTTACCAAGGCGGTCAAGGTGGCGGCGGTGGATATCGCGGAGGCCAAGGTGGTCAGGGTGGCGGTGGTTATCGCGGAGGCCAAGGTGGTCAGGGCGGTGGCGGTTATCGTGGACCAGGCGGAGGTCAGGGCGGCGGATTCCGTGGCGGTCCAGGTGGTGGTCAAGGCGGAGGATTCCGTGGTGGCCCAGGCCAGGGTGGCGGATTTAGAGGCGGCCCAGGTGCAGGATCTCCACCTCCAGGTTTAGGACCTGTAGAGGGCGGAAGAGGAATACCTTCCGGCAAAAAACGTAATGATAAAGATAAGGGCGGAAGACCAGACGGACAAGAAGGTTCCGAAAATTCTAAATTCTTCCGACAATCGTATAGAAAACCAAAAGTAAGCGGACCTACTGGAGTTTCCGTTCCGAAAGAGATCACTCTTTTAGAAAACGTCCAAGTAGGAGAACTGGCTAAGAAAATGAATCTTAAGCCGGGAGATGTTATCGGAAAACTCATGAAAATGGGTATGATGGTAACCATCAATAATATCATCGATGCCGAAACCGCATCTATTCTCGCGGACGAATACGGTTGTAAGGTAAAGGTAGTTTCTCTATACGAAGAAACTCTAATCGACGAAGAAAAAGACAGTCCGGAAGATTATATCCACAGACCTCCAGTCGTTACCATCATGGGTCACGTTGACCATGGTAAGACAAGACTATTGGATACCATCCGTAAATCATCTGTCATTGATACCGAATCCGGTGGGATTACTCAGCATATCGGTGCTTACCAGGTAAAAACAAATAGAGGGGAAATCACCTTCTTGGATACTCCTGGTCACGAAGCATTTACTTCGATGAGAGCAAGGGGAGCTAAGGTTACGGATATCGTGATCCTAGTGGTTGCTGCCGACGACGGAGTAATGCCTCAAACTTTAGAAGCATTGTCTCACGCTAAGGATGCAAAAGTTCCTATCATAGTAGCTATTAACAAAGTGGATCTACCTGCTGCAAATCCTGATAAGATCATGCAGGAACTCGCTAACCATGGACTCCAATCGGAAGAATGGGGCGGGGACACTATGTATTGTAAGATCTCTGCGAAGGAAAATATCGGGATCGATAAACTTTTAGAATCCGTACTTCTCCAAGCGGAAGTTCTGGATCTGAAAGCGAACCCTAAACGTAGAGCAAAAGGTACGATTGTAGAAGCGAAACTGGATCCGGGCCGCGGAGCAGTTGCGACAGTTCTTATCCAAAACGGAACCCTAAGAGTTGGAGATCCGTTTGTAGCCGGAGTATTCTCTGGTAGAGTTCGTGCGATGTATGATGATTACGGTCATCTGATCAAGGAAGCAGGACCTGCTTTCCCTGTTCAGGTAACCGGACTCGACGGAGTTCCTGATGCGGGTGCACCTTTCGACTCGGTAGAAGACGAGAAAGAAGCAAGAAACATCTCTCAACACCGTATCGAATTCGAAAGAATCGGAAACGCTGGAGCTGCAGGTTCCAAAGTCACTCTGGAAAACATGAACGAGTTCATCAAACAGGGTGCATTAAAAGAACTGAAAGTAATTATCAAAGCGGACGTTCGCGGTTCTGCGGAAGCGATCAAAGAAGCCCTGGAAAAACTTTCCACTTCGGATGTAAAACTGAATGTGATTCAGTCCGGAGCGGGAGCGATTGTGGATATGGACGTGATGCTTGCATCCGCTTCGAACGCGATCGTAATCGGTTTCCACGTTCGTGCGAATCCAAAAACCATTGCACTCGCCGAAAAAGAAGGCGTTCAGATCAAATACTACAACATTATCTATCAGGTTGTGGACGAGATCAAGATGGCGATGGAAGGACTTCTCGAACCGGAAAGGATCGAAGAAGTTATCGGAACTGCAGAGATCAGAGAAGTTTTCAAAGTTTCCAAGATCGGAAATATTGCGGGTTGTATGGTTACTTCCGGAAAGATCACAAAAGTTTCCGGTATCCGCGTGATCAGCGACGGAGTCCAAGTATTCGACGGAAAACTCAAGTCTCTTCGAAGATTCAAAGACGAAGTAAACGAAGTGGTGAACAATTTCGAATGTGGTATTCAGTTGGAGAACTACAACGACTTCAAAGTAGGCGATACAATCGAAGCATATACTGTCACAGTAGTAAAACGGAAACTGGAGTAG
- the nusA gene encoding transcription termination factor NusA, which produces MAVKKKEVEVNLLEAIQQFCADKSLDREAVMGVIRDSLITAYKKKSGIETLEEEENPIKVEFASSGDGENVVIVVSRKVVDSSPKNGLEISLEDAKAVYPNAAEGEVLDFKEKPMELSRIISSQAKQMVFQRLRDMEKELLYQEYKAKEGELTHGYFQRWKKDAMSIDLGKVEGVMPKREQNPGEKYHSGDRLKAIIQKVELRPREPIPVITLSRASADFVRKLFEMEIPEIYDGLVEIVNVARQPSIRTKVVVYATRGDIDPVGACVGMKGVRIQSIVRELGNERIDIVQYSSDPTEFIANAISPAKPYDVKADSVGREAMVIVPEEQLSLAIGINGSNVKLASQLTGFRIDIKTIAQYNEEFSSPEARERLDKLFSPPAAVAEEEDDGATALEDLPGLSTRLIGLLRSAGINNVETLIEISQDDLAKLPGIGQTTAAQILRILAESVEWVEES; this is translated from the coding sequence ATGGCAGTTAAGAAGAAAGAAGTCGAAGTCAATCTGTTGGAAGCGATCCAACAATTTTGTGCCGACAAATCCTTAGACAGGGAAGCCGTGATGGGAGTCATTCGTGATTCTTTGATTACCGCGTACAAAAAGAAGTCGGGCATCGAAACTCTAGAAGAGGAAGAAAACCCGATCAAGGTAGAATTTGCCTCCTCCGGAGACGGAGAAAATGTCGTCATCGTAGTGTCTCGCAAAGTTGTGGACTCTTCTCCTAAAAACGGTTTGGAAATTTCCTTAGAAGATGCTAAGGCTGTTTATCCTAACGCAGCAGAAGGAGAAGTCCTGGATTTTAAAGAAAAGCCGATGGAGCTTTCCAGGATCATTTCATCTCAAGCAAAACAAATGGTATTCCAACGTTTGAGAGATATGGAAAAAGAACTTCTGTATCAGGAATACAAAGCAAAAGAAGGCGAACTGACTCACGGATATTTCCAACGCTGGAAAAAAGACGCAATGTCCATCGATCTAGGTAAGGTCGAAGGTGTTATGCCTAAGCGTGAGCAAAACCCCGGAGAAAAATATCATAGCGGGGATCGTCTAAAAGCAATCATACAAAAAGTGGAACTTCGTCCCAGAGAACCGATCCCTGTGATCACTCTTTCCAGAGCCTCTGCGGATTTTGTTCGTAAACTTTTCGAAATGGAAATCCCAGAGATCTACGACGGACTCGTAGAGATCGTAAACGTGGCTCGTCAACCTTCCATTCGTACCAAAGTAGTGGTTTATGCTACCAGAGGAGATATCGATCCTGTGGGAGCCTGCGTAGGTATGAAAGGGGTTCGTATCCAGTCCATCGTTAGGGAATTAGGAAACGAAAGAATAGATATCGTTCAATACTCTTCGGACCCGACGGAGTTTATCGCAAATGCGATTTCTCCTGCTAAACCTTATGATGTTAAGGCGGATTCCGTGGGTAGAGAGGCAATGGTAATCGTTCCAGAGGAACAATTATCTCTTGCAATCGGAATCAACGGTTCCAATGTAAAGTTGGCATCACAGTTAACCGGATTTAGGATCGATATCAAAACGATAGCCCAGTACAACGAAGAATTCTCTTCTCCGGAAGCGAGAGAGAGATTGGATAAACTATTCAGTCCTCCAGCTGCAGTTGCGGAAGAAGAAGACGATGGAGCAACTGCTCTAGAGGATCTACCTGGACTTTCTACCCGCTTGATAGGCCTATTAAGGAGCGCAGGGATCAATAACGTCGAGACGTTGATCGAGATCAGCCAGGACGACTTGGCAAAACTCCCCGGCATAGGACAGACTACTGCTGCACAGATACTTAGGATATTGGCAGAATCTGTAGAGTGGGTGGAGGAAAGCTGA
- the rimP gene encoding ribosome maturation factor RimP gives MYALMVSQRPNHTLIEVELDHLGHPYGSVSLLECEQVSRKLNEELERISPDLNYTLKVSSAGAERKLVIPEDLDRFRGIPVRLVYKLEGSNDKEGIFKILDRKEDRIFLEPFSKRKTKGSKKKEVILELKDILKGNLYVSI, from the coding sequence CTGTATGCACTCATGGTTAGCCAAAGGCCAAACCATACGCTGATCGAGGTAGAGTTGGATCACCTCGGACACCCGTACGGTTCCGTCAGCCTTCTGGAATGTGAGCAAGTTTCCAGAAAACTGAATGAAGAGTTGGAGCGGATCTCACCGGATCTGAACTATACTCTCAAGGTTTCTTCCGCCGGTGCGGAAAGAAAACTGGTGATTCCCGAGGATCTGGATAGATTCCGTGGAATACCGGTGCGACTCGTCTATAAGTTGGAAGGGTCGAACGATAAAGAAGGAATTTTTAAGATTCTAGATAGGAAAGAGGACAGGATCTTTTTAGAACCGTTTTCCAAAAGGAAAACAAAAGGTTCTAAAAAAAAGGAAGTCATTCTTGAATTGAAGGATATACTAAAAGGAAATTTGTACGTAAGTATTTGA
- a CDS encoding LIC_12708 family protein translates to MQNSFTSKIRTSSVRKYLPFFLCSILVIGACSKFRVDDYNPYLYGRVKLGKDLKELQVSIVNRVPTNVPNQVAVASGVIYVPDFEQSLIKAFNSDGDLKFVIGSSKEKQDKVKTYNIKLGRIGLVTVSDGDDIYVQSRVSREDAKSDKVAENIYTKKSGEFRTEAEEAVPSVILKINDSGKLSQTIYADGVGGSIPFGYVERMEAGNNDLLFVFHRQNGAMRLSIFDEAGKLKQKVEGSDYKDSLNQGEAYTWYVDSFISHPDGEYVLGSFSFYETKSGRFKNRKILKYELKDKRITPIKEIQDPSETLYWVLNNDNFFIWETEVEEGNSIRLQVHDEDGNHVNNIRLNYPPPRGLWRETWMDTNDEIYSMKIRSGYLEIHKWK, encoded by the coding sequence ATGCAAAATTCTTTTACTTCCAAGATCAGGACCTCATCTGTCCGCAAATACCTTCCCTTTTTCCTATGCTCTATCTTAGTGATAGGAGCTTGTTCCAAGTTCCGAGTGGATGATTATAATCCTTATCTATACGGAAGAGTTAAATTAGGAAAAGATTTAAAAGAATTACAAGTGAGTATAGTCAATCGGGTTCCCACAAATGTTCCGAACCAAGTGGCTGTTGCTTCCGGAGTGATTTACGTTCCAGATTTCGAACAATCTTTGATTAAAGCATTCAATTCAGATGGAGATCTGAAGTTTGTGATCGGGAGTTCAAAAGAAAAACAGGATAAAGTCAAAACCTATAATATCAAATTAGGAAGAATCGGATTAGTCACCGTTTCCGATGGAGATGATATCTATGTCCAGTCCAGAGTATCCAGAGAAGATGCAAAGTCAGATAAAGTGGCTGAGAATATTTACACAAAAAAATCCGGGGAATTTCGTACGGAAGCAGAAGAAGCAGTTCCTTCTGTAATCCTGAAAATAAACGATTCCGGAAAACTTTCCCAGACAATCTATGCAGACGGCGTAGGGGGTTCTATTCCATTCGGTTACGTGGAAAGAATGGAAGCAGGAAATAATGACCTATTATTTGTTTTCCATAGACAGAATGGAGCGATGCGACTCAGCATTTTTGACGAAGCCGGAAAATTAAAACAGAAGGTAGAAGGTTCCGACTATAAAGATTCTTTAAACCAAGGAGAAGCTTATACTTGGTATGTTGATTCGTTTATCTCCCATCCCGATGGAGAGTATGTGCTCGGTTCTTTTAGTTTTTACGAAACCAAATCCGGAAGATTCAAAAATAGAAAGATCCTAAAATACGAACTCAAAGACAAAAGGATTACTCCTATCAAAGAGATCCAAGATCCTTCCGAAACATTGTATTGGGTCCTAAATAACGATAATTTTTTCATTTGGGAAACTGAAGTAGAAGAAGGAAATTCAATCCGACTCCAAGTCCACGACGAGGACGGAAACCATGTGAATAATATCCGCCTCAACTACCCTCCTCCTCGAGGGCTTTGGAGAGAAACTTGGATGGATACAAACGATGAAATTTATTCCATGAAGATTAGATCGGGCTATCTAGAGATCCATAAATGGAAATAA
- a CDS encoding NAD(P)H-hydrate dehydratase, protein MSRSPDFQVLFGEEEAKILDEQTIRERKISGTLLMGYAAISIFQTWEEVFRSAKKIVILCGSGNNGGDGYALAQFLKAEGLSVEIYSKEGNFSEETKYYKNLTEELKIQNSPLEKFKSNLVNPGEVLVDSLLGTGFKGELKGEISKTVEEIRTAKERLKNSLLVLSIDAVSGYSPDEKIPFAADILAEIGSPKTKNVFYPLSKERKSFHPIGFLRQEFQTSKYLLPRANKEELISKLSREKDSHKYKNGSAVFIGGSEGMSGAILSSALAFQELGGGISQILTPSATTLTKVLKKDPSFMVSELENSKKSSDYPFLKKASVVCVGPGLASSDLPQFSFPKETYLVFDAGALKYLDEKNLGPRTILTPHLGEWSSITGKKVQSQYSALEDAKVWAKEKGTYLLLKGPASILFTPEGNSYFWEFQEPKLAVMGTGDLLAGILTFFLSRGEDMIESVRLSQSIMLHCAELCKGYPTASRIRKKIRTLVI, encoded by the coding sequence ATGAGCAGATCTCCTGATTTCCAGGTTCTATTCGGCGAAGAAGAAGCAAAAATTTTAGACGAGCAAACCATCCGAGAACGAAAAATTTCGGGGACATTGCTCATGGGATATGCAGCAATTTCCATCTTCCAAACCTGGGAAGAAGTTTTCAGATCGGCAAAAAAAATCGTCATACTCTGCGGCTCCGGAAATAACGGAGGGGATGGATACGCTTTAGCCCAATTTTTAAAGGCAGAAGGTCTCTCAGTGGAGATCTATTCAAAAGAAGGGAACTTCTCCGAAGAAACAAAATATTATAAAAATCTAACAGAAGAATTAAAGATCCAAAATTCCCCTTTGGAAAAATTTAAGAGCAATCTTGTAAATCCGGGAGAAGTATTGGTAGATTCTCTTTTAGGAACAGGATTTAAGGGTGAATTAAAGGGAGAAATTTCCAAAACTGTTGAAGAAATCCGAACTGCCAAAGAAAGATTAAAAAATTCTTTGCTGGTATTGAGTATCGATGCAGTTTCAGGATATTCTCCGGACGAAAAAATCCCGTTTGCTGCGGACATCTTAGCAGAAATAGGATCGCCCAAGACTAAGAATGTATTCTACCCTTTATCCAAAGAAAGAAAATCATTTCATCCAATCGGATTCTTACGCCAAGAATTTCAGACATCCAAATATCTTTTGCCAAGAGCAAACAAAGAAGAACTAATTTCAAAACTTTCCAGAGAAAAAGATTCACATAAATACAAAAACGGTTCCGCAGTATTTATAGGTGGGTCAGAAGGAATGTCGGGAGCAATCCTATCTTCTGCACTCGCATTCCAAGAATTGGGAGGAGGAATTTCGCAAATACTCACTCCATCTGCAACTACCCTTACTAAGGTATTAAAAAAAGATCCTTCTTTTATGGTTTCGGAGTTAGAAAATTCTAAAAAATCTTCCGATTATCCATTTTTGAAAAAGGCAAGCGTGGTATGTGTCGGGCCAGGACTCGCTTCTTCCGATCTTCCACAATTTTCTTTTCCAAAAGAAACGTATTTGGTCTTTGATGCAGGTGCATTAAAGTATTTAGATGAAAAAAATCTAGGCCCTCGAACGATACTCACTCCTCATTTAGGAGAATGGTCTTCTATCACAGGTAAAAAGGTCCAAAGCCAATATTCCGCCTTGGAAGATGCAAAAGTTTGGGCAAAAGAGAAGGGAACATACTTACTTTTAAAAGGGCCAGCTTCTATCCTGTTTACACCTGAAGGAAATTCATATTTTTGGGAATTCCAAGAACCTAAACTTGCTGTAATGGGAACAGGAGATCTACTTGCAGGAATCCTAACATTCTTCTTATCCAGGGGGGAGGATATGATTGAATCCGTCAGACTTTCTCAAAGTATTATGCTTCACTGTGCGGAACTATGCAAAGGTTATCCTACAGCAAGTAGGATACGTAAGAAGATCCGAACTTTGGTTATATAG
- a CDS encoding CDGSH iron-sulfur domain-containing protein, which translates to MEIVKGKEATILFDGKKCIHSRNCVLSRPDVFVPNVEGEWIYPDKASVEEIKSLALNCPSGAIRFESNDPSFKETAPPVNVLRVRENGPLAIHADIELEGVEKQYRLTLCRCGASTHKPFCDATHVSIGFTATGEPSVQESQPLPVRNGILNIDPTKNGPLKVSGNLEICSGTGKVTNRITESYLCRCGGSSNKPYCDGTHRKIKFKSE; encoded by the coding sequence ATGGAAATCGTAAAAGGAAAAGAAGCAACAATTCTCTTCGATGGCAAGAAGTGTATTCATTCCAGAAATTGTGTGTTGAGTAGACCAGATGTATTCGTTCCGAATGTAGAAGGAGAATGGATCTATCCAGACAAGGCAAGTGTAGAAGAGATTAAATCTTTAGCTTTGAATTGTCCATCTGGCGCGATCCGTTTTGAATCCAATGATCCTTCTTTTAAGGAAACTGCTCCTCCTGTTAATGTTCTGAGGGTGAGAGAGAATGGTCCTCTTGCGATCCATGCGGATATTGAGCTAGAAGGTGTGGAGAAACAATATAGACTCACGCTTTGTAGATGTGGAGCTTCTACTCATAAACCTTTTTGTGATGCGACTCATGTGAGTATTGGATTTACAGCAACTGGGGAACCTTCTGTCCAAGAATCTCAACCTTTGCCCGTTCGAAATGGAATCCTAAATATTGATCCTACTAAAAATGGCCCATTGAAGGTGAGCGGAAATTTAGAAATTTGTTCCGGAACTGGAAAGGTAACGAATCGAATCACCGAATCGTACCTTTGTCGTTGTGGTGGTTCTTCCAATAAACCTTATTGTGACGGAACTCATCGTAAGATCAAATTTAAGTCTGAGTAG